CGTTAATGGATCAATATTTCAGTGGTGATGAAGATTGGTTTGGATCGAAAAACTCACCTGGGTTTAGAAATCAGGTAGTTGAGGCATCAATTAACTTACAATATGTCACTTATCAAGTATCTGCAGCTAAGTCCTGGGGAGCGTTGTTAACCTCATTTGTGAAGAAAACGCCTGTTTCACTACAGGACACATTTATCGACGTAGTGATTCACCTGTTGGACATCAATATTGAGCGTTGTATAGATTGTCAGGTTTTTGGTGAAGTCTACCTGGAAAGGATTGAACTTTGTTTCTACATGTTATATTCTTTTATGAAAACGGCGAAAGAGGTCCCAGAAAATAAGTTAATGGACATTACATTGAAACTAATCCATATTCTGAAGTCCCCGGAAGTGGAGTTTCTAGAAAATATTGCACATTCAAGAAAAAGCGCATACTATAGGCCATTATTGCGTTCTGTACTAATTACTTTGTCATTGGTTAAATCCGAAAAACATTTTATTGAATCAGTTTCAAATGAACTACTAGGGTTTTTTGAAATTATTTTCTGCAAAAGTGTTAATTTAATTCTCTCAGAAATATTGTCAGAGATTAACTCTACTTCCACTTGTGGTAATAACGTAACAGTCACTAAAATAACAGACAAAATCCAAGATTTATTGCTTCTACTATCTCTCTTTACCAGTATTAAGAAGTTGAAACCATCATCCAATTTTATGCAAATATTGGCTTCATCTTTGAATGAAATGGATACATTAAAGTCCATTTTAAACTTGTATTCCAGTTCCCATCTATTCAGGATTAACCATGAACCCATAATCGCAGATGTTACATTAACATTACTATGTGAACTATGTTCAGTTGACGAAGTTGCTGAAAAATTGATAATTAATGGTCTATTTTCTGTTCTTCTGGAAAGTCCAATTTCTATCATGATTCAACAAGGCAGATTAAAACCAGAAACACAACCACGGATCCATAGTATCTGGAGCAATGGTTTGCTATCAATTATTCTTCAGCTGATAAGTCAATTTGGTCCTAAAATGCTTCCTGAGTGCTGCCTATTTGTTTCCTACTTTCACAAGCAGATAAGTACAGCTATATTCAGTTGGTCAGATAATTCGTTGGCAATTTCAGCTGCATTAATTCAAGAGACTTCTCAAATCATCATGTTACAGAAAATGTTTAGCCACCTGGATTACCAGAAGTATTTGAGCAATCCTAACGCTAAAATGAAGGTTGTTGATGACACTGAAGTTATTGAATTAATACCTGGATTGGATAATGACATAGAGAAACGAGAATTATACCGTTCATTTACACATTTGTTAACTCATCCGAAGTACTTGAACTCTAGGATAGTTCCCACCACTTTGGAGGAACAGCGACTGTTGGAAGATGACGAAACAAGGGCTATTTTCGTGAAACGTACAACGGAGGAAATCAAGAAATTACAGGAATCACTATTCACAGTATTCTGAAAGGTATTATACTTAAATTATATATTCATGCCATTTTGGCTGCACAAGTAACGAATTATATGGTTTTGTTTACAATTAATTACACCATGCATTATCGTTGGAAAAGCATTTTCCGGAAGTCTTCATTGGTTAGCTTTTTCGAAGACTTGACAGTTGACTCAGTACGAACTACAGGTAATCGTACAATATGTTTAGTATTATTCGCTTCCATCAGCTGTTTGCTTCGAATCAAATCTTGGATAGATCCACATTTTAAAATTTGATCACCAATTTTGCAGCCATTCAAAGCTAAAGTCACTTTGGCGGCTGTTTTATCGTCTTCGAAAACAATCAAGGCACCCTGGTGATCCGATACCAGAAAGATTTCTTTTATTAAATCGTCATTAAGAAATGAAGAGTTTTCCTTTAGCATACTTTTAATTTGAGCCTTGGAAATTTTATCCGATAAAGGGAAGATACTAATAATATTAGAATGAAAATTCATGGTATTAAGTAATTCTTTGACACGCTGCCTTTCTAGGTAAGCTTTTCTGTCTGCTATACTGACTTTTATAATTTTCCCTTCGAATGTAGAGTTATTCAACTGTAAGGCTTTTGTACTATCTGCAGCAGACTTATAAGCCACAAATGCATATCCATTGTTGTGAACATCCTTAGATATGGAACCATTGCAAGGCATATTGATTCTTTCTATAGGACCAAAGGGCATAACTAACTCTGTCAATTTCTCGAGAGTAACAAGTTTGTTATCTAAATGGCGAATATAGATCTCTCTACACTCCATAGTCGCAGCGTCTGTCCTTGCACTCTTTTCATTAGGATTGGATAGCTTAACAATCAGCTTATATCCTTCTATAACCTTTTGGTGAAGCATTTCGACGGCATTTACTGCATGTTCATTAGTATCCATGTCTATATATGCAAACCGCCGATTGGAATTAAACCTAAGTGATGGTAGCCTGACACTTAGACAATAGCCATCTAGTGAAGCAAATAAATTTCTTAGTTCAGGGACTTGAAAAGTTGGAGGGAAATTCGTAATCCATATTGTTGAGTTACGCAAATGTTCAACTATAATTTTGTTGCTGCCAATAACTTTTAATGATTTCGTTAGAGCACTTAATGCTCCATCAAAAGATACAAATTCAATACGCGCAACTTTGGCATCCTTTTCTTTCGTAAATATCATATCCACTTGTTTTATTTCTCCACATTGTTGGAAATACTTTTTTAGTTTATAGTTATTATAGTTTCTCGGCAAATTGCGTACTAAAACTGTAGAGACTTCTCTATTGGTTGTCACAGCAGTGTTCTGTTTCTTAGATTCAAGACTAACATTATCTAACTCATTTATATCCCTCTTCATTTAACTTATTGCAGTATACAAATGCATATATTCTGGGTTACTGTTATTAGCCTAAAAAGAGCAATTCAATGTTGACAAAATATAATCACGTGACCTGCATTGCACTTGGGGGTGGTTGTAACAACCATTTAGTATGTTTAAGGTATCCAAAGAGGTTCAAGTGTTTAAATTATCCCACAAATTACCTATATAGCTTCTATTGTTGTATATTGTGTTGTACTTCCTCTCAAAATatgaaaaattttaaaCTAGCGAGGTGACATGAGCTTGAGATGAGTTTACCTTCGTAATGATTCAATGAGAAAAGAGAAATAAGAGTATGGATGGAAAGGAATACTTAAAGTCCTATGGCTGGAAAGAGGGTGAGCCGTTACAAATAGGTGGGTTGAAGAAACCAATCCTAGTAAAGCACAAGAAAGACAAGAAAGGCCTAGGAGGAGCACCAGGTCATGATGAAGGCGAAGCTTGGTGGGAAAGACTTTTCGATGGTCAGCTTAAGAAATTAGATGTAACCAGCAATAAATGTGATGGTATCAGCTTCAAGCAAAATGAAGCTACAGCTTCGGCCATCTCAAAAGAAAGTTCGCCTTTATATTCTTGGTTTGTAAAAGGAGAACTACTGAAGGGTACTATTGGGGCTCCTAAGGTCGCTGTGGGAAAATTAGCTAATATTTCGGCAGACCCGCCATGTCTTGGAACCAGTTCGATAAATGATGATGCATCTTCCAAGGAGACTTCGAACGCCAAGAAATCCAAGAAATCCAAGAAATCTAAGAAATCTATAAACAATAATAACAAGAAGGACAAGAAAGATAAGAAAGACaagaaggacaagaagAAGCATAAGATCGTTAAGATTGATAAAAAGAAGCATGATAAGAAGCATAAGTCGTTCAAAAAGCTCACTAATAGCAGGATTGAACTGTAAATCCACTACTCTGGAAATTACGCATGCCTGAAGTAAGCCAGAATTACTTCTTGTAAATTAGTCAATTAGTAGATATAGTTGGAATATAGAATCGAAGTGATACCTCTTGGGAAACTAGAACTCTAATTTTATTAAACCCGAGCTTAGCCATTGTTTATTCCAAGCGAATACCCGCGGCGATCCGAAAAAACATTGCACTCTTACCGTATCAATAAATAAACTATCAATTGATAAAGGCCGTAAACTTCATGACAACCTATATGAGTAAGGCCTATGACATTGAAATAAAAGTGCATTCGAAAATTATAATCATCTGTTTAATTCTAGGGCTGGGCCCTAGACGGTTAATTCCTTTTCTACTGGTTGGATTAGTTGGTATGGCGTTGAACCTTTTATTAAAACACGAATCCATTGTCATACCACCTCCTCGTCTTCCAAACCTTCCAAAAGTGGAATCCAAGCCAACTAGTAACGCCTTGGAATTTGAATCGTTTCTAACTTCTTATCCGGATATATCCAGGGAACTGAAGATAATAGTGAACAACATCGTTAGGGATTTTGTTTCGGTGTGGTATGAGTCGGTGAGCACGAATCCTGCTTTCCCAAATGCTGTTAAAAAGGTTCTATTTGAAGTCATTGATAATGTGCATCGACGTATCACAGAGATCGAACTGGCGGAGCTGCTGG
This window of the Eremothecium sinecaudum strain ATCC 58844 chromosome VII, complete sequence genome carries:
- the PRP24 gene encoding U6 snRNP complex subunit PRP24 (Syntenic homolog of Ashbya gossypii AER285C; Syntenic homolog of Saccharomyces cerevisiae YMR268C (PRP24)), translating into MKRDINELDNVSLESKKQNTAVTTNREVSTVLVRNLPRNYNNYKLKKYFQQCGEIKQVDMIFTKEKDAKVARIEFVSFDGALSALTKSLKVIGSNKIIVEHLRNSTIWITNFPPTFQVPELRNLFASLDGYCLSVRLPSLRFNSNRRFAYIDMDTNEHAVNAVEMLHQKVIEGYKLIVKLSNPNEKSARTDAATMECREIYIRHLDNKLVTLEKLTELVMPFGPIERINMPCNGSISKDVHNNGYAFVAYKSAADSTKALQLNNSTFEGKIIKVSIADRKAYLERQRVKELLNTMNFHSNIISIFPLSDKISKAQIKSMLKENSSFLNDDLIKEIFLVSDHQGALIVFEDDKTAAKVTLALNGCKIGDQILKCGSIQDLIRSKQLMEANNTKHIVRLPVVRTESTVKSSKKLTNEDFRKMLFQR
- the TMA23 gene encoding Tma23p (Syntenic homolog of Ashbya gossypii AER286W; Syntenic homolog of Saccharomyces cerevisiae YMR269W (TMA23)) — its product is MDGKEYLKSYGWKEGEPLQIGGLKKPILVKHKKDKKGLGGAPGHDEGEAWWERLFDGQLKKLDVTSNKCDGISFKQNEATASAISKESSPLYSWFVKGELLKGTIGAPKVAVGKLANISADPPCLGTSSINDDASSKETSNAKKSKKSKKSKKSINNNNKKDKKDKKDKKDKKKHKIVKIDKKKHDKKHKSFKKLTNSRIEL